A stretch of Chitinispirillales bacterium ANBcel5 DNA encodes these proteins:
- a CDS encoding hemerythrin domain-containing protein, translated as MVDDILDQIQSEHKIIQNIFELILEEPIKDQQQQSNLFSVLKKNLLPHIKSEEKLFYPLLTEHSDTKETALEALEEHRVAEMVLKELEQMSPSDERWIAKLTVLSEFVNHHIEEKEDAVFKGARDIIPQEERINMLQSFAESEESMKSTM; from the coding sequence ATGGTAGACGATATTCTTGATCAGATTCAATCGGAACATAAAATCATTCAAAATATTTTCGAACTGATTCTTGAAGAACCGATAAAAGATCAGCAGCAACAAAGTAATCTCTTTTCAGTTCTCAAAAAAAATTTGTTACCTCACATTAAAAGTGAAGAGAAGCTTTTTTACCCTCTCCTCACAGAACACAGCGACACCAAAGAAACGGCTTTGGAGGCACTTGAAGAGCACCGTGTAGCAGAAATGGTCTTGAAGGAGCTTGAACAAATGAGTCCTTCAGATGAGAGATGGATTGCAAAACTTACAGTACTAAGTGAATTTGTTAATCACCATATTGAAGAGAAAGAGGATGCGGTGTTTAAAGGTGCCAGAGACATAATACCTCAGGAGGAACGAATAAATATGCTTCAATCATTTGCAGAAAGTGAAGAATCAATGAAATCTACAATGTAA
- the treS gene encoding maltose alpha-D-glucosyltransferase, whose amino-acid sequence MPNKTNPLLINDPHWYREAVIYQLHVKAFSDQNGDGIGDFPGLTQKLDYIQSLGVTAIWILPFYPSPLRDDGYDIADYTNVHPSYGTMRDFKIFLKAAHKRGLRVITELVLNHTSDQHEWFKKSRHAPPGSYWRDFYVWSDTAEKYKDARIIFKDFESSNWSWDSTAQAYFWHRFYSHQPDLNYDNPAVHQEMLRVIDFWFDLGVDGMRLDAVPYLYERDGTNCENLPETFEFLKKIRAHIDSRYNDKMLLAEANQWPEDAAKYFGTGDMCHMAFHFPIMPRMFMALQMEDWFPLVDIMEQTKPIPQPCQWAIFLRNHDELTLEMVTDEERDYMYRCYANDPTARINLGIRRRLAPLLRNSRRRIEIMNILLFSMPGTPIVYYGDEIGMGDNHYLGDRNGVRTPMQWNADRNAGFSLANPQRLYLPVIIDPEYHYEALNVETQEQNTSSLLWWMKRVISMRRKYKAFATGETEFIKSDNANVLTFTRKTESETILVIVNLSRFSQAVSLDLTEYTGYVPVDVFSGNRFPAIRDSNYIVTMGFHDYFWFVLEKEEKFEKLGRKYTLPEFTINKCWTELFNGHQAAMIEKHILPSYLQARKTAGCKHLPVLEARITEQFISENGEGKLLLLFILVKYPKGVNNLILLPLSACSADSIESAVQGNTGMIVAKFGGDKSGYIYDCAFDQRLHQLFFKLMTSPRRLQGLNGFITGHNSGERQLKSKIKDLNGAVEVIKTGPNNSSFSYNDMFHFRLYRQLDEGIRPDVEITRFLSQKTGRISPIPSFMGALEYRGDKHYIVIGVLSKYVSNTGTAWSLSLDAAVNFFESIIAQKIHSRQPPPVNYSLLDANPSAAPQHIDDLIGAFSHKVRLMGTRTAELHLALASEKSDPSYCPEPFTFLYQRSLYQSMRTTSRRIITQLRKKLHSLPESLSVHAKIITDNERLILQLFELLLTMRPSSSKTRIHGDYRLDQLLHIGNDFVIKDFAGQAHTALSERRLKRSPLRDVAGVINSFHCVALTALYRSQKMLPVAQDNLHRWADLWTVHMVNLFLDSYLEKIGESSILPSRKDELSRLLKLFLVEKSLTELDRALRSDESELAVAIRAVTTAINTETNVHSLTGS is encoded by the coding sequence ATGCCTAATAAGACTAATCCATTACTGATTAATGATCCTCACTGGTATAGAGAAGCCGTTATCTATCAACTTCATGTGAAAGCATTTTCAGATCAAAATGGTGACGGAATTGGTGATTTTCCTGGTTTAACCCAAAAATTGGACTACATACAATCCCTTGGTGTAACCGCTATCTGGATACTTCCATTTTACCCCTCACCATTACGTGATGATGGTTACGATATCGCCGATTACACCAATGTGCACCCCTCTTATGGTACAATGAGAGATTTTAAGATCTTCCTAAAAGCCGCACACAAACGTGGTCTGCGAGTGATCACCGAGCTTGTTTTAAACCATACCTCCGATCAGCATGAATGGTTTAAGAAGAGTCGTCACGCTCCACCTGGTTCGTACTGGAGGGATTTTTATGTATGGAGTGATACGGCCGAGAAGTACAAAGATGCCCGCATAATTTTTAAGGATTTTGAAAGTTCTAACTGGAGCTGGGACTCAACTGCACAGGCATATTTCTGGCATCGCTTCTACTCCCATCAGCCCGATCTCAATTACGACAACCCCGCAGTTCACCAGGAGATGCTTCGGGTGATCGATTTTTGGTTTGACCTGGGCGTGGATGGTATGCGCCTTGATGCTGTTCCCTATCTTTATGAAAGAGATGGTACCAATTGTGAAAACCTTCCCGAAACTTTTGAGTTTTTAAAAAAGATTCGGGCACATATCGATTCAAGATACAATGATAAAATGCTTTTAGCTGAAGCTAACCAGTGGCCCGAGGATGCAGCCAAGTACTTCGGCACCGGAGATATGTGCCATATGGCGTTTCATTTTCCTATAATGCCCCGAATGTTTATGGCGCTGCAGATGGAGGACTGGTTTCCGCTGGTAGACATAATGGAGCAGACAAAACCGATCCCACAACCATGCCAGTGGGCAATATTCTTACGAAATCACGATGAATTGACTCTTGAAATGGTCACTGATGAAGAACGTGACTACATGTATCGCTGTTACGCTAATGATCCCACAGCAAGAATTAATCTTGGCATACGACGTCGCCTTGCCCCTCTTCTAAGAAACAGTCGCAGACGCATAGAGATAATGAACATCCTTCTATTCTCCATGCCAGGTACACCAATTGTCTATTATGGTGATGAAATCGGTATGGGTGATAATCATTACCTTGGAGATCGAAACGGCGTTCGAACCCCAATGCAGTGGAATGCAGATCGAAATGCCGGATTTTCTCTTGCAAACCCCCAACGCCTCTATCTGCCTGTTATAATTGATCCTGAGTACCACTATGAAGCCCTCAACGTAGAAACACAGGAGCAGAATACTTCATCTTTACTATGGTGGATGAAGCGAGTTATCTCCATGCGACGCAAATACAAGGCTTTTGCCACAGGTGAAACTGAATTTATTAAATCAGATAATGCTAATGTTTTAACATTCACACGCAAAACAGAATCAGAAACAATACTGGTTATTGTAAACCTGTCACGGTTTTCTCAGGCAGTATCTCTTGATTTAACTGAATACACCGGGTATGTTCCTGTAGATGTATTTAGCGGAAACCGTTTTCCTGCGATTCGCGATTCAAATTACATTGTAACCATGGGTTTCCATGATTATTTCTGGTTTGTACTCGAAAAAGAGGAAAAGTTTGAGAAACTTGGCCGTAAGTACACCCTCCCGGAATTCACAATAAATAAATGCTGGACTGAGCTTTTTAACGGACATCAGGCTGCAATGATCGAAAAGCATATATTGCCCTCATACCTGCAGGCCAGAAAAACTGCCGGCTGCAAGCACTTACCAGTACTGGAGGCGCGAATAACCGAACAGTTCATCTCCGAAAACGGCGAGGGTAAATTGCTTTTGTTATTTATTTTGGTTAAGTATCCTAAAGGTGTTAATAATCTTATCTTACTGCCTCTGAGCGCGTGTTCAGCAGATTCTATCGAATCTGCTGTTCAGGGTAATACGGGTATGATTGTTGCCAAATTCGGTGGTGATAAATCTGGTTATATATATGACTGTGCCTTTGATCAAAGGCTCCATCAGCTTTTTTTCAAACTTATGACTTCTCCACGCCGTCTCCAGGGATTAAATGGTTTCATAACAGGACATAACAGTGGTGAACGCCAACTTAAATCCAAAATTAAAGATCTCAATGGAGCCGTTGAAGTAATTAAAACAGGCCCCAACAATTCTTCCTTCAGTTACAATGACATGTTCCATTTCAGACTGTATCGTCAACTTGATGAAGGTATCAGGCCTGATGTGGAGATAACCAGATTTCTTTCCCAAAAAACTGGTAGAATATCTCCTATCCCTTCCTTTATGGGAGCACTCGAGTACAGGGGTGATAAACACTACATTGTAATAGGAGTCTTAAGCAAGTATGTCAGCAATACCGGTACTGCGTGGTCGCTCTCTCTTGATGCAGCAGTGAACTTTTTTGAATCCATAATCGCTCAAAAAATACATTCACGTCAACCACCACCAGTTAATTATTCACTACTGGACGCAAATCCCTCTGCTGCGCCACAGCATATCGATGATCTAATTGGCGCTTTCAGTCATAAAGTTCGGCTTATGGGTACCAGAACCGCGGAGCTTCATCTTGCACTGGCATCGGAAAAAAGTGACCCTAGCTATTGTCCCGAACCTTTTACTTTTCTGTATCAGCGATCACTTTATCAGTCTATGAGAACTACCTCGAGAAGGATAATTACTCAGTTGCGAAAGAAACTACACTCTCTACCTGAGTCTTTAAGTGTTCATGCTAAAATAATTACAGATAACGAACGCCTTATTTTGCAGCTATTTGAGCTTCTTTTAACAATGAGACCCTCTTCAAGCAAAACCAGAATTCATGGGGACTACAGACTCGACCAGCTGCTTCATATAGGAAACGATTTTGTAATCAAAGATTTCGCTGGTCAAGCACATACAGCTCTGAGTGAAAGACGTCTTAAACGCTCACCATTAAGGGATGTGGCAGGAGTAATCAACTCTTTCCATTGTGTCGCGCTTACAGCACTTTACCGTTCACAAAAAATGCTTCCTGTTGCACAGGATAATCTTCATCGCTGGGCAGATCTGTGGACAGTTCATATGGTAAACCTTTTCCTCGACTCCTATCTCGAAAAAATAGGGGAATCATCAATACTTCCTTCGAGAAAAGATGAACTCTCACGGCTGCTTAAGTTATTTCTGGTTGAGAAATCATTAACTGAACTGGACCGGGCACTCAGATCAGATGAGAGTGAACTGGCAGTTGCAATACGAGCAGTGACAACTGCCATTAACACAGAGACAAACGTACATTCTTTAACCGGTTCCTGA
- the malQ gene encoding 4-alpha-glucanotransferase — protein MYTRGSGVLMHITSLPSIHGIGDLGPQAYRFADYLSDVKQKYWQMLPLNAGNPTNGESPYFSSSAFAGNPLLISLELLASEGLLDDKEISPIKCDDESKISFEEVRSFKFPLLDKAYLNWQESKKQKAEFYSFCNDNSHWLDNYALFIIIGEKMGTYTWHKWPRPLRDRESKALKEIADEHCQQIEKVKFFQFLFFSQLKALKKYCHNLKISIIGDLPIYVSYESTDVWENKELFKLNEDGIPVAISGVPPDYFSETGQLWGNPVYNWDNLSASRYDWWIRRMEMLFLQFDIVRIDHFRGLVQYWEVPAGEETAINGKWVDVPTSDFLDTMKSHFKTFPVIAEDLGIITPDVVEVMNRYGFPGMKILQFAFSEDTSDNPYLPHNYPRNSLVYTGTHDNNTTVGWIKNDLDKKGMKRVCQYIGFTPQEDDLPEHIIRLAQSSVADIAVVPVQDLLKLDEKARMNHPAYKFGNWRWRATREQIDSLPKDKFARMVSTYGR, from the coding sequence ATGTATACCAGAGGAAGTGGCGTACTAATGCACATCACATCACTACCTTCAATCCATGGTATCGGAGACCTTGGACCTCAAGCGTACAGGTTTGCTGATTACCTTAGTGATGTTAAACAAAAGTACTGGCAAATGCTCCCGCTCAATGCAGGAAACCCCACTAATGGTGAATCCCCCTACTTTAGCAGCTCAGCTTTTGCAGGAAATCCGCTGCTGATAAGTCTGGAACTGCTTGCCAGTGAGGGGCTATTGGATGATAAAGAGATATCGCCAATAAAGTGTGATGATGAAAGCAAAATTTCTTTTGAAGAGGTACGTTCTTTTAAATTTCCCCTTCTGGACAAAGCTTATTTAAATTGGCAAGAGTCTAAAAAGCAGAAAGCTGAGTTCTACTCTTTCTGCAACGATAACTCTCATTGGCTCGACAACTATGCCCTCTTCATAATTATCGGCGAAAAAATGGGAACATACACCTGGCATAAGTGGCCCAGGCCACTACGGGATAGAGAATCCAAAGCACTTAAAGAAATCGCTGATGAGCATTGCCAACAAATTGAAAAGGTTAAATTTTTTCAGTTCCTTTTCTTCTCTCAACTTAAAGCTTTAAAAAAGTATTGCCATAATTTAAAGATCTCTATCATAGGAGATCTTCCCATTTACGTTTCTTACGAAAGCACAGACGTGTGGGAAAATAAAGAGCTGTTTAAATTAAATGAAGACGGTATACCGGTAGCAATTTCAGGTGTTCCGCCTGATTACTTCAGCGAAACCGGGCAACTCTGGGGTAACCCTGTATACAACTGGGACAACCTGAGCGCATCCCGCTATGACTGGTGGATACGACGTATGGAGATGCTTTTTCTTCAGTTTGATATCGTACGGATAGATCATTTCAGAGGTCTGGTACAGTACTGGGAAGTACCGGCAGGTGAAGAGACCGCAATCAATGGTAAATGGGTTGATGTTCCCACAAGTGATTTTCTGGATACAATGAAGAGCCATTTTAAAACATTTCCGGTGATTGCTGAAGACCTGGGAATTATAACTCCCGATGTTGTCGAAGTGATGAACAGATACGGTTTCCCGGGGATGAAAATTTTGCAATTTGCGTTTTCTGAAGATACATCTGATAATCCCTATTTGCCTCATAACTATCCAAGGAACAGTTTAGTTTACACCGGCACTCATGACAATAATACCACCGTTGGTTGGATTAAAAACGATCTTGATAAAAAAGGGATGAAGCGGGTGTGTCAGTATATTGGATTTACCCCTCAAGAGGATGATTTACCTGAACACATAATCCGTCTTGCACAATCATCAGTAGCCGATATTGCAGTTGTTCCCGTTCAGGACCTGCTTAAACTTGATGAAAAAGCAAGAATGAATCACCCGGCCTACAAGTTTGGCAACTGGAGATGGCGGGCAACCAGAGAACAGATTGATTCTCTGCCAAAAGACAAATTTGCCCGTATGGTTTCTACTTACGGCAGATAG